The genomic window GATTTAAAAACTCGTACTTGACGTAAACAATGTTTTCCACCCGTTTAACACTGTTATAAAAACTGAAACTAGAAAAAACTGCTATTAATACATGTATAGTAAAAACCATTGCTCTACCATcggttgtgtttcagtgtttgcaccggatgtaatgtaatgctggATGAAGAATAAaggtacatgtttcatttaaatggCTTTTGTGACTTACGTTATCCAAATATAAAGGACTGAataactttctttaaaaaaaacatgtttttaaccTTGCGAGTCTGTGTGCGAGTCGTCATGACAATATGGTCCAGAATGTGGAACTAGAGGTGGTTTCTGCCAGatgtttatatttctgtctgaCTAGACAGATTGTATCATCGCGATAGCTCACAGTGCAACATGCAGTCAGGAAACTTTACAGGTGTGTTGAGAGGACTATTACGACTTCTTTATGAAATGCTATACTATGAGTTTGAACTTCATACGATGCTATGACGTTTTGTTGCATCTGCGCCGGTGACAGACGTGGCTGGAGGCAAAAGATCACGTTGGACAGCGTTGTAGTTGCACGTTGTGGCCGCTGGGTAGCATCAATTAACCGTGAAATGTTCCAAAGAATCAATAGCAAAACTACAAACACTTCCGGTACGGACTATCAAAATAAAGATTCCGAATACAGCTGCACATTGTAGCCACCAGAGCATTAGTGAAACATCAGGCGTTCTCACGGTCAAGTTAGCGTCAATGTTATACGACAAACATTTCCGGTAAGTACtatcaaaacaaaatgtctagAGCCCAGGTTGCATTAAATTACTGAAAAATGTGGTTATCAATCATCTCCCTTCCGCTACCGGTCGTAATTGTTTTATTACGCCAAGAACGACCGGAAGTCAATGCTCGATGCGCGCTCACGTGTGACTTATTCATACTTTTAATAATCTCTTTGGGTAAATGTGATGGGtattacaaaaatgttttgACTTCTCCAAATAATATGgataattacaacaaaaaaggtttaaaagtgACGTAATGGTAAATGCACTTTACACTACAATAAACTTGATTCACACACAGGCTATTGTCTAAATATACATTCACACCAATGACCAGCCTTCAGGACCAATGTGGGTTACAGCGTCTTGCCCAAAGACATGCCGATATTCCGATTAGTGGACGGCCAATAGATGCAGCAACATTCAGCCAGATGGTGTTCACAAGAAAAGACACCTGTACaatctgaatttattttaaggagactgcacacaaacaaatatctaCCATTATCATAAGATCAGGCATTAACTGTAGAACACTTTAAGCTTCAAATAATCACACATAATTTTTCAATGAATGACAAACACGCTGGCAGGACCTCGCACAACCAAGAGGGCTTTTACAGCTTTCATCTGCCAAAAGCCACCCAGGGACGCTTCATCAGGGCAAAATAGCACACTCAATATGAgctctttaaatgtctcttccATTATTCTTTGTACATTTCTTCCAGCTATTTTAACCaaaggaggggaagaaaagatCAGTCAGATGATCTATTTCTCTACACTGATCTGACCACtgatctctctcccccccccccccatcatcatcatcatcatcatcataaagGCAGGGCATGACAGTCATAGCACTGTTCTCCTCCAATCACTCTGCCATTTAAGTAAAGTGGATCCCTGCAGCGTTGAATGCATGAAGCAGTCTgaggatgaaaaaaaactaTCACAATTAAAACTggtaaaaacatatatatatatatattttagtagATCATTTTGGGGAAAAggggtttaaaataaataagtagtAGCAGTTCAACTTACACCATGAAGTCATCAATGTCCATGGTCCTTGCTCTCTTCTCACTGAATTCAACCTCCTTCAAAACACTCTCAATCTTATTGATGATGCTGAAGTCGGCTGGCACTTCCTGTCAAGATAGAGCACAAGTCTGTAGATTCAAACTTGCTGAGGTGTGATCTTCAAAGTGCAGTCTCAAAAAAAACTACACAGACTCACCACATTGTTTACAGAGCAGTGAATTCTGTAGTTCTTTTCCAGCAGCTGTTCTACTGCAGTGGACCTGGAAATTATAAAATCAATATGATCATCTGCTTTTCCCTCTCACATGCTTTTGACAGAACAGACTTGGATTAGTGTGGCTGTGTGTCCAGCAAGCAGGTACTCACTTGAAAGCTGCATTGagggttttgtttttccttacAAAAGCTATTCTGACCAGGCCATCCCACTCCTTTTcaggacaaaagaaaacagtaaaTATCTAGAATGTACCTCCTGTTTTAACTACAGCATTGTCACAGCATTTGAACAACTATCAACAGTCAAACCTCACCTGGAAGTtaactggaggaggaggatttttTGGTTCTATCCTGACAACGCTTGACTCCACTTTCGGAGGGGGGCGGAAATTATTTTTTCCCACCTGATCAAGAGGAAAAGATCAATACTGCGACACAGTTGCTGCAACACCTGAACAAGCTTGATAAGAGGGAACACTGTCATGACGTTTCGGTTTTCTAAAGCGTTGCTGTTAGCAAGTTGAGTGAACACAGACCTTCATGAGATGGTCGACTCGGGCCAGTAGCTGAGTGTTGATGGACAGTCTGCAGTACAGCTTGTCTCCAGGTTGGGCAACAAGTCGCATCGCAAACTCTCTCTGGAACATCAACACGGCACACCTGAGCAAAAGTAAAACCCAAAAGAGTGTCTAAATGCTCAAAGTGGACGTAGAAAGAACACAGCTAAGACTCAGTGAGCCTCCGGGTGATTTGTACCTGAAGAAAGGTCGGTGCAGCAGGAGCTTGAAGACAAACGGTGACGAAATCTGCAAAATGAAGAAAAGTCAAGTTTGAGATCAATGTTTTGAATGACGCTGAATCAACTGTGTGGAGGAAACATGTCTTTACCTGGTACGGTAAATTAGCCACACACACGTCAAAGAAAGGCAGATTGGTCTTTAGCACATCTCCAACTAATATTTGAAGTTTGGTCTGCATGGGTCTGTTGGAAAACAACGTCCATTAATTAGATCATGTGTTCACTTTGTATTTAACTGCAGATACTATGCAAAATATGTGGTGGCAGAGTGCTTCTGTCTCTACTCACGTGCACTGTACTCTTTTCTGAAGTTCTGCCACCAATCTGCCGTCCAGCTCACAAGCCACCACCTGCAGAAACAGCAATTTATGTTCAAACTGAACCGTGACAATCaatcattttctctcttttaccAGAAGAGGTGAATGAGAAATGTGAGCTCGACACAATTCAGGTCAGTTTGA from Cyclopterus lumpus isolate fCycLum1 chromosome 9, fCycLum1.pri, whole genome shotgun sequence includes these protein-coding regions:
- the dimt1l gene encoding probable dimethyladenosine transferase, translating into MPKVKAEKKSRRHQEAKNQGIMFNTGIGQHILKNPLVVNGIIEKAALRPTDVVLEVGPGTGNMTVKLLEKAKKVVACELDGRLVAELQKRVQCTPMQTKLQILVGDVLKTNLPFFDVCVANLPYQISSPFVFKLLLHRPFFRCAVLMFQREFAMRLVAQPGDKLYCRLSINTQLLARVDHLMKVGKNNFRPPPKVESSVVRIEPKNPPPPVNFQEWDGLVRIAFVRKNKTLNAAFKSTAVEQLLEKNYRIHCSVNNVEVPADFSIINKIESVLKEVEFSEKRARTMDIDDFMVLLHAFNAAGIHFT